The DNA sequence TAGGAGGGGGCCATCGGGGACGGACCACCCATCGGCGACGGGCCACCCATCGACGGACCACCCATGGAGTGCATCGCACCGGCCGGAGCCATCGACGGGGTCGGCGACGGCGGCAGCGCGGGACCGGCGGGGTTCCGCGGCGGAGCCAGCGAGTCGTCGGCCTGCGTCTCCAGCTGGCGCAGCTGCGACTCCAGGTAGGACTTCAGACGGGTGCGGTACTCGCGCTCGAAGCCCCGCAGGTCCTCGACCTTGCGCTCCAGCGTGGCGCGGGCGGACTCCAGGGAGCCCATCGCGACGCGGTGCTTCTCCTGCGCGTCCCGCTCCAGCGCGTCGGCCTTGGCGCGGGCGTCCCGCTCCAGGCCCTCGGCGCGCGACCGGGCCTCGCCGACGATCTTGTTGGCCTCGGAGCGGGCCTCCGCGATCGCCTGGTCGGCGGTCTGCTGCGCGAGCGACAGGACGCGGGCGGCGCTGTCACCACCGGGACCCTGCTGGGGAAGCTGCTGCGGCTGCTGGTGCATCTGCTGGCCCATCGGCTGCATCTGCTGCCCCATGGGCTGCATCTGCTGGCCCATCGGCTGGCCCATCTGCTGGCCGAGCGGGTTCTGGCCACCCATGGACTGCTGCTGCATGGGGTTGCCCATCGGGCCGGGACCCTGCTGGCCCATGCCCTGCTGCCCCATGCCCTGCTGGCCCATCTGCTGCTGCCCACCCATGGTGTGCTGCTGCATGGGGTTGCCCATCGGGCCGGGACCCTGCTGGCCGTGCTGACCGGGACCGGCCGGAAGCTGGGGCGGGCCACCCGGAAGCTGCGGCTGACCCATCTGGGGCTGCTGCTGCGGGGGGCCGGATATGGCCGCGGGCACGGGGGCGCCGGGGCCGCGCTGGCCTCCACCGTCC is a window from the Streptomyces sp. NBC_01244 genome containing:
- a CDS encoding DivIVA domain-containing protein, whose protein sequence is MPLTPEDVRNKQFTTVRLREGYDEDEVDAFLDEVESELTRLLRENEDLRAKLAAATRAAAQNQQQGMRKPDPQDGGGQRGPGAPVPAAISGPPQQQPQMGQPQLPGGPPQLPAGPGQHGQQGPGPMGNPMQQHTMGGQQQMGQQGMGQQGMGQQGPGPMGNPMQQQSMGGQNPLGQQMGQPMGQQMQPMGQQMQPMGQQMHQQPQQLPQQGPGGDSAARVLSLAQQTADQAIAEARSEANKIVGEARSRAEGLERDARAKADALERDAQEKHRVAMGSLESARATLERKVEDLRGFEREYRTRLKSYLESQLRQLETQADDSLAPPRNPAGPALPPSPTPSMAPAGAMHSMGGPSMGGPSPMGGPSPMAPSYGGGQQQMSPAMTQPMAPVRPAGPQPMQQAPSPMRGFLIDEDDN